The Pangasianodon hypophthalmus isolate fPanHyp1 chromosome 2, fPanHyp1.pri, whole genome shotgun sequence genome window below encodes:
- the ptmaa gene encoding prothymosin alpha-A — MADTKVDTSSEISAKDLKEKKLVEEEAENGKDAPANGNADNEENGDQENEVEEEEEDVGEEEDEEDDGEGDEDEEEDEAEGGTGKRAAEEDDDEDDVEPKKQKTDN, encoded by the exons ATGGCTGACACAAAAGTCGACACCAGCTCGGAAATATCCGCCAAG gaccttaaagaaaaaaagttggTTGAGGAGGAGGCAGAAAATGGAAAGGACGCTCCAGCCAATGGGAATGCA GATAATGAGGAAAATGGAGATCAGGAAAatgaagtagaagaagaagaggaagatgttggtgaggaagaagatgaagaagatgatggAGAGG gcgatgaagatgaagaggaagatgagGCTGAGGGTGGAACAGGGAAGCGGGCAGCtgaagaggatgatgatgaa GATGATGTTGAGCCTAAGAAGCAGAAGACGGACAATTAA